The following proteins are co-located in the Lacticaseibacillus paracasei subsp. paracasei genome:
- a CDS encoding TetR/AcrR family transcriptional regulator: MKPIATPDPIIAQAVKLFAERGYAETNLPSIAKAANVAVGTIYRHFKGKEDILNTAFTDIMDYFHDSLADAANCNVSDPESTFSHLFDAAALTMQHYPTELHFIEQNVFNEALRPESRAARDRVTTLISNMLMEGQEHGVIVKADVRTQLAILYGSIVSMIDIVWVQQQLQGHVPDQDQLALELKNQIWNGLTCERSIFQ; the protein is encoded by the coding sequence ATGAAACCCATCGCCACCCCAGATCCAATCATCGCCCAAGCAGTCAAGCTGTTTGCCGAACGCGGCTACGCGGAAACCAATTTACCGTCAATCGCCAAAGCTGCCAATGTAGCGGTTGGCACAATTTATCGTCACTTTAAGGGTAAAGAGGATATCCTTAACACCGCGTTTACTGACATCATGGATTATTTTCACGACTCACTGGCTGACGCTGCCAATTGCAACGTCAGTGATCCCGAATCAACTTTCAGCCACCTCTTTGATGCCGCTGCACTGACCATGCAACATTACCCAACTGAACTGCATTTTATTGAACAAAATGTGTTTAATGAAGCGCTACGCCCAGAGAGTCGTGCTGCTCGCGACCGTGTTACCACATTGATTAGCAATATGCTGATGGAAGGTCAGGAACACGGTGTCATTGTGAAAGCTGATGTTCGCACCCAGTTAGCTATTTTATACGGCAGCATCGTCAGCATGATTGACATCGTTTGGGTCCAACAACAACTTCAAGGCCATGTGCCCGATCAAGATCAGTTAGCCCTTGAGCTAAAAAATCAGATCTGGAACGGCTTAACCTGTGAAAGGAGTATCTTTCAATGA